The following are encoded together in the Cyanobacteria bacterium QS_8_64_29 genome:
- a CDS encoding allophycocyanin — protein sequence MSVVSQLIRKADDELRYPSSGELRSIENFLKTGEQRMRIAQTLAENEKKIVDEASTQLWQQHPEYISPGGNAYGQRERSLCLRDYGWYLRLIAYGVLAGDKDPIERIGIIGVREMYNSLGVPVPGMVDAIACLKDAALGVLGTEDARETAPYFDYIIRAMS from the coding sequence ATGAGCGTAGTCAGCCAACTCATCCGCAAAGCCGACGATGAGCTGCGCTATCCCAGCAGCGGCGAACTCCGAAGCATTGAGAACTTTCTCAAGACCGGCGAGCAGCGGATGCGAATTGCTCAAACCCTGGCCGAGAACGAAAAAAAGATTGTCGATGAGGCCAGCACGCAACTCTGGCAGCAGCATCCCGAGTATATCTCACCCGGGGGCAACGCCTACGGGCAGCGCGAGCGCTCGCTTTGCCTGCGCGACTACGGCTGGTACCTGCGCTTGATCGCCTACGGTGTCCTGGCCGGCGATAAGGATCCCATCGAGCGCATTGGCATCATCGGCGTGCGCGAGATGTACAATTCGCTCGGCGTTCCCGTGCCCGGCATGGTGGATGCCATCGCGTGCCTCAAGGATGCCGCCCTGGGGGTGCTCGGCACTGAAGATGCCCGGGAAACGGCGCCCTATTTTGACTACATCATCCGGGCCATGTCGTGA
- a CDS encoding glutamine amidotransferase, which translates to MKTAITIQHLAFEDLGSLEPHLRDRGYAIECVSATSDRLQQLDPHTPTLAVILGGPIGAYDDAAYPFLRNEADWIARRLSAGLPTLGICLGAQLMARALEARTYPGHCKEMGWSPIELSAAGWQSPLRHLAQTAVLHWHGDTYDLPAGATRLASNALYANQAFAWGEWGLALQFHPEVTAPGLERWFVGHAHEIGATAGTSVVQLRQETAHYSPTLERQAHALWNEWLSAVDSVAKEST; encoded by the coding sequence ATGAAAACCGCGATCACAATCCAACATCTTGCCTTTGAAGACCTGGGCAGCTTGGAACCGCACCTGCGCGATCGCGGCTACGCCATCGAGTGCGTATCAGCCACCTCCGATCGCCTCCAGCAACTCGATCCGCATACCCCAACGTTGGCGGTCATCCTAGGGGGACCCATCGGTGCCTACGACGATGCCGCCTATCCGTTCCTGCGCAACGAAGCCGATTGGATTGCCCGCCGGCTCTCGGCCGGACTGCCAACCCTGGGCATTTGTCTGGGCGCGCAGCTCATGGCACGCGCCTTGGAAGCCCGGACCTATCCCGGCCACTGCAAGGAAATGGGCTGGTCGCCCATCGAGCTCAGCGCAGCGGGATGGCAATCGCCGCTACGCCATCTGGCCCAGACAGCCGTCCTGCATTGGCACGGCGACACCTACGACTTGCCGGCAGGCGCAACCCGCTTGGCCAGCAACGCGCTGTATGCCAACCAAGCCTTTGCCTGGGGTGAGTGGGGCTTGGCGCTGCAATTCCATCCTGAGGTTACGGCTCCAGGACTGGAGCGCTGGTTTGTCGGTCACGCCCACGAAATTGGCGCCACTGCCGGCACTAGCGTTGTCCAGTTGCGTCAGGAGACAGCGCACTACAGCCCGACGCTCGAGCGGCAAGCGCACGCCCTCTGGAACGAGTGGCTGAGTGCAGTTGACAGCGTTGCCAAGGAAAGCACATAG